From Streptomyces mirabilis, a single genomic window includes:
- a CDS encoding Acg family FMN-binding oxidoreductase codes for MLSQRLDAKAVTALVKDATAAPSMHNAQPWRFRFFHGSSTFHLRADPGRAMPHADPAGRALHLGCGAALFNLRVAAAHAGWEPATELLPDPADPQLLATVRLTDPARISGALAALYPAIPRRHTSRHPFAETDIPPAVQDTLRDAARQEGARLAFPGAWHVQSLLELVHDAEGRDAVDAERAEELARWTRIGADTATDGIPEYAFGPRKRDGKAPVRDFAGRSPVADRGTATFEHTPHLVLLGTSDDGPDDWLHAGQAMERVLLLATVNGLSTSLTSHALEWPDLRWIVRDPQTAMGHVQMVLRLGYGPEAPKTPRRPVEDVLDVE; via the coding sequence GTGCTGTCGCAACGGCTCGACGCCAAGGCGGTGACGGCCCTGGTCAAGGACGCCACGGCCGCTCCGTCCATGCACAACGCGCAGCCGTGGCGGTTCCGCTTCTTCCACGGCTCCAGCACCTTCCACCTGCGCGCGGATCCCGGGCGGGCCATGCCGCACGCCGACCCGGCAGGCCGCGCCCTCCACCTCGGCTGCGGCGCCGCCCTGTTCAACCTGCGCGTCGCCGCCGCTCACGCGGGCTGGGAGCCGGCCACCGAGCTGCTGCCCGACCCTGCCGACCCGCAGCTGCTCGCAACGGTGCGGCTGACCGACCCGGCGCGCATCAGCGGCGCTCTCGCCGCCCTGTACCCCGCGATCCCTCGCCGGCACACCAGCCGCCATCCGTTCGCGGAGACCGACATACCCCCAGCTGTGCAGGACACCCTCCGCGACGCCGCCCGCCAGGAGGGAGCACGGCTGGCCTTCCCCGGCGCGTGGCATGTGCAGTCGCTGCTGGAGCTGGTCCACGATGCGGAGGGCCGCGATGCGGTGGACGCCGAACGCGCCGAGGAACTGGCCCGCTGGACCCGCATCGGCGCAGACACGGCGACCGACGGAATCCCCGAGTACGCCTTCGGGCCCCGCAAGCGGGACGGTAAGGCACCGGTGCGCGATTTCGCGGGCCGCAGCCCTGTGGCAGACCGTGGAACCGCCACCTTCGAGCACACGCCTCATCTGGTCCTGCTCGGCACGTCCGACGACGGGCCGGACGACTGGCTGCACGCAGGCCAGGCGATGGAGCGCGTCCTGCTCCTGGCCACCGTGAACGGGCTGTCCACCTCGCTGACCTCCCACGCCCTCGAATGGCCCGACCTGCGCTGGATCGTGCGCGACCCGCAGACCGCCATGGGACACGTGCAGATGGTGCTGCGCCTCGGATACGGCCCCGAAGCCCCCAAGACGCCACGCCGCCCTGTGGAAGACGTGCTTGACGTCGAGTGA